Part of the Desulfobacteraceae bacterium genome, GTTTCATAGGCGATGCAGACGGCCCTGCTCTGGATGAGGGCCTTGGTCAGCTCCTCCGCCGCCGCCAGATGCAGGTAGGTGAAGACGATCTGGCCTTCCCGGATCAGATCGTACTCGGCGGGCAGGGGTTCCTTGACATGCATCACCATGTCGGATCTTTCAAATATTTCGCGGTTTGTCGCAATTATCTCCGCGCCGGACTTGAGATAGGTGGCGTCCTCGAAGCCGCTGCCCTTGCCGGCCCCCTTTTCCACCAACACCTTGTGGCCGTTGGTGATCATCACCTCGACCCCTGCCGGGGTCATGGACACGCGATTTTCTTCTGTCTTGATTTCTTTCAAAATTCCGACGATCATTCGTTTCTCCTCCTTTGGGTCTAAGCTATCGCGGGTTTTTATCCTTACTGTAAAAGAAAGCGTGCTTCTGAACCATCGTCCTTACGCTCTTCATTACACTGGAGGAAAAGTTTTGCCAATTAGATACACGAATGAAAAGTCAGAAGGGGTTTAGAAATTTCAAGCACCATTCGTCACATCTTATCCTGCCGCGGACCCGAACCCCGGAGGACAGAGCCGGCCATGCAGCCAGATCCCAAGACCACCAACATCATCCTGTATTGCCGCAAGTGGGGCCCCACGGTCCGCTTCTACCGTGAACAGCTGGGCCTGAGCGTGACCTTCGCCAGCGACTGGTTCGTGGAGTTTCGCCTGAATGCCCTTTCCAGGTTGAGCATCGCCGACGAAAAACGCGCCACCGTTAAAGGCTGCGGGAGCAGGGGGGTCACCTTGGCGCTGGAGGTGGAGGAGATTGCGACCCTGCGGGAATCCGCCCTGAAAAGCGGGCTGGCGCCGACGGCAATCCGCAGCCATCCCTGGGGCGCCTGGGTGTTTTACCTTTTCGATCCCGAGGGGCACCGGCTGGAGTTTTGGCAGGCGCGGGCTTTCGATGAGGGGGCAGGCCCGCAAAAGCGCGGTCAGGTTTTGATCTGAATGATCCCGCGGGTCGGCTGATGGGGAAAGTCTTCCAGGGGGGCCAGATCGTCCTTGTCCCGCAGAAAGGTCGGCTCGCTTTGCAGGTAGTGCACGATGGCCGCGGCCACCGCCCTCAGGGATGCCATGCGGGTGCGCTCGTAGCCGTGGGAGCCGTCGACGCCGAAGC contains:
- a CDS encoding VOC family protein, whose translation is MQPDPKTTNIILYCRKWGPTVRFYREQLGLSVTFASDWFVEFRLNALSRLSIADEKRATVKGCGSRGVTLALEVEEIATLRESALKSGLAPTAIRSHPWGAWVFYLFDPEGHRLEFWQARAFDEGAGPQKRGQVLI